A genomic window from Thiomonas arsenitoxydans includes:
- the uvrC gene encoding excinuclease ABC subunit UvrC: protein MASDPSQPEHSAALLAQVAALPHLPGVYRYFAADGSLLYVGKARDLRKRVSSYFQKDHGGTRIGLMVSRIHRLDTTVTRTEAEALLLENNLIKTQHPRYNILFRDDKSYPYLQITTAHEYPRVAYYRGATDRKQQYFGPYPNAWSVKESIAVLQKVFQLRTCEDTVFSNRSRPCLLHQIHRCTAPCVGKISAADYARDVQHAVRFLRGDHGVVMGDLQLQMQSLSDALRFEEAAVLRDQIAALSGVLQQQSMEVGSAEDVDILAVALKGGRACVNLAMVRGGRHLGDRAYFPSQVQAALELGDDLADGVAPEQGAPGQAAQRVLQAFVAQHYLQMAPPPVLVCDLPVEPELLDALGEHAGHRMQQVTQPRGQRRDWLEMAQKGAQIALTRLLAEEGSQRERTFALAQALGLGAEQAEGLRAECFDISHTAGEATQASCVVYAEHAMQPSQYRRFRINDITPGDDYAAMRQVLTRRYKRVAEAQAQGAFAADGETPSDARLPDLVLVDGGRGQVTMAREVFTELGLDLSVIVGVEKGEGRKVGLEELVFADGRPKLTLPADSAALMLVAQIRDEAHRFAITGMRAARAKVRTGGSRLEDIPGIGPKRRAKLLARFGGIRGVEAASEDDLMTVDGISRELAHLLYKALH from the coding sequence ATGGCATCCGATCCTTCACAACCGGAGCACAGCGCGGCGCTGCTGGCGCAGGTCGCGGCGTTGCCGCATCTGCCCGGCGTTTATCGCTACTTCGCGGCCGATGGCAGTCTGCTCTACGTGGGCAAGGCGCGCGATCTGCGCAAGCGCGTGTCGAGCTACTTCCAGAAAGATCATGGCGGCACGCGCATCGGGCTGATGGTGTCGCGCATTCATCGGCTCGACACCACGGTCACCCGCACCGAGGCCGAGGCGCTGCTGCTCGAAAACAACCTGATCAAGACGCAGCATCCGCGCTACAACATTCTGTTCCGCGACGACAAGTCTTACCCGTATTTGCAGATCACCACGGCGCACGAATACCCGCGCGTGGCGTATTACCGCGGTGCGACCGACCGCAAGCAGCAGTATTTCGGCCCCTATCCAAACGCCTGGTCGGTGAAGGAAAGCATCGCGGTGCTGCAAAAGGTGTTTCAGTTGCGCACTTGCGAGGACACGGTGTTTTCCAACCGCAGTCGGCCCTGCCTGCTGCACCAGATTCACCGCTGCACGGCGCCCTGCGTGGGCAAGATCAGCGCGGCGGACTATGCGCGCGACGTGCAGCATGCAGTGCGCTTTTTGCGTGGCGATCACGGGGTGGTGATGGGCGATCTGCAGTTGCAGATGCAGTCGCTCTCCGACGCGCTGCGTTTCGAGGAGGCCGCTGTGCTGCGCGACCAGATCGCCGCGCTCTCAGGCGTACTGCAGCAGCAAAGCATGGAAGTGGGCAGCGCCGAAGACGTGGACATCCTGGCCGTGGCGCTCAAGGGAGGTCGGGCCTGCGTCAACCTCGCCATGGTGCGCGGCGGTCGGCATCTGGGCGACCGGGCCTACTTTCCCAGCCAAGTTCAGGCGGCGTTGGAGTTGGGCGACGACCTGGCGGATGGCGTCGCCCCCGAACAGGGCGCTCCCGGCCAGGCCGCGCAGCGGGTGCTGCAGGCTTTTGTCGCGCAGCATTACCTGCAGATGGCGCCGCCGCCGGTTCTGGTGTGCGACTTGCCCGTCGAGCCGGAATTGCTCGATGCCCTGGGCGAACACGCTGGGCATCGCATGCAGCAGGTCACGCAGCCGCGCGGTCAGCGGCGCGACTGGCTGGAAATGGCACAAAAAGGCGCGCAGATCGCGCTGACACGCTTGCTCGCGGAAGAAGGCTCGCAGCGCGAGCGCACCTTTGCCTTGGCGCAGGCGCTTGGCCTGGGCGCCGAACAGGCCGAAGGCTTGCGCGCGGAATGCTTCGACATCAGCCATACCGCGGGCGAGGCCACGCAGGCGTCTTGCGTGGTGTACGCCGAACACGCCATGCAGCCGTCGCAATACCGGCGGTTTCGCATCAACGACATCACGCCGGGCGACGACTACGCCGCGATGCGCCAGGTGCTCACCCGGCGCTATAAGCGCGTTGCCGAGGCGCAGGCCCAGGGGGCGTTTGCTGCCGACGGCGAAACGCCTAGCGATGCACGCCTGCCCGATCTGGTGCTGGTCGATGGCGGTCGCGGGCAGGTGACCATGGCGCGCGAGGTGTTCACCGAGCTCGGTCTGGATCTCAGCGTGATCGTTGGCGTGGAAAAAGGCGAGGGCCGCAAGGTCGGTCTGGAGGAACTGGTGTTTGCCGACGGCCGCCCCAAGCTGACGCTACCGGCCGATAGCGCCGCCCTCATGCTGGTGGCGCAAATCCGCGACGAGGCGCACCGCTTTGCCATCACCGGCATGCGAGCGGCGCGCGCCAAGGTGCGCACGGGCGGTTCGCGGCTCGAAGACATTCCCGGCATCGGCCCCAAGCGCCGCGCCAAGCTGCTGGCGCGGTTTGGCGGCATTCGCGGCGTCGAGGCCGCCAGCGAAGACGACCTGATGACGGTGGACGGCATCTCTCGCGAACTCGCCCACCTGCTTTACAAGGCGCTGCACTAA
- a CDS encoding cytochrome ubiquinol oxidase subunit I, with protein MSELLGIYPTWYVPQIGTAWVMGIIGTIHVLASNTSVGAAVLFALLESRSVRENKPEIMQYIKKYGMFLLVFSYIWGSVTGPGIWYSTTVASPRGISALIHNFVWAWATEWVFFTVEVIGVYALVYTIGKIDPKTHLKITWTFVVSSVATLVLIIGILSFMMWPGSDRWYLTGSVFDAFYNLNFAAQLADRGFLMLTSAAVVGSIIVAAIPKGDPLRRDVGQTVARLGLTGLIGGALSFMWYVATLPPNALVILKDRMPHWFGYVDVRVTTFVPLMVTSLLIGAYLLWIYLKPQAVRVPLAAAMVVILLVAGIWPEERTRETLRKPWVVGQYMYSNQTIGRDVPGLGIKDEVPIIAKEGLLKAAAFVPADLRVITPQNQMEAGRLLAVMSCANCHSINKDGPLRPLPKLLHGTTDVAMIQGFLAGPLAHGTVPYMPKIDLPGDEQKALATFLAAVNAGTVDAEGRLIARAPIAAPLRTAVAQAADQQPTQAKD; from the coding sequence ATGTCTGAGTTGCTTGGCATTTACCCGACGTGGTACGTGCCCCAAATTGGCACGGCCTGGGTGATGGGCATCATCGGCACGATTCATGTGCTGGCGTCCAACACCTCGGTTGGCGCCGCTGTGTTGTTTGCCCTGCTGGAGAGCCGGTCGGTGCGTGAGAACAAGCCGGAAATCATGCAGTACATCAAGAAGTACGGCATGTTTCTGCTGGTGTTTTCGTACATCTGGGGCTCGGTCACCGGTCCTGGCATCTGGTATTCCACCACGGTTGCCAGCCCGCGCGGCATTTCCGCGCTGATCCACAATTTCGTCTGGGCCTGGGCCACCGAGTGGGTGTTTTTCACCGTGGAGGTGATCGGGGTTTACGCGCTGGTCTACACCATCGGCAAGATCGATCCGAAAACGCACCTGAAAATCACCTGGACATTCGTGGTGAGTTCTGTGGCCACGCTGGTGCTGATCATCGGCATCCTGTCGTTCATGATGTGGCCGGGCAGCGACCGCTGGTATCTCACCGGCTCGGTGTTCGATGCGTTCTACAACTTGAACTTTGCCGCGCAGCTTGCCGATCGGGGCTTCCTGATGCTCACCTCGGCCGCAGTGGTGGGTAGCATCATCGTCGCCGCCATCCCCAAAGGGGATCCGCTGCGGCGAGACGTGGGGCAGACCGTAGCCAGACTCGGTCTCACCGGTCTGATCGGCGGGGCGCTGTCATTCATGTGGTACGTCGCCACGCTGCCACCCAATGCGCTGGTCATCCTCAAGGACCGGATGCCGCATTGGTTTGGTTATGTCGATGTCCGCGTCACCACCTTCGTGCCGCTGATGGTCACGTCGCTGCTGATTGGCGCCTATCTGCTCTGGATCTATCTCAAGCCGCAAGCGGTGCGCGTGCCCTTGGCTGCAGCCATGGTGGTCATCCTGCTGGTCGCGGGAATCTGGCCGGAAGAACGCACCCGCGAAACCCTGCGCAAACCCTGGGTGGTGGGGCAATATATGTACTCCAACCAGACCATCGGGCGCGACGTGCCGGGCCTGGGCATCAAGGACGAAGTGCCCATCATCGCCAAAGAGGGTCTGCTCAAGGCGGCAGCCTTCGTGCCGGCCGATCTGCGGGTGATCACACCGCAGAACCAAATGGAGGCCGGGCGATTGCTGGCGGTGATGTCCTGCGCCAACTGCCATTCGATCAACAAGGACGGTCCGCTGCGCCCGTTGCCCAAGCTGCTGCACGGCACGACGGACGTGGCGATGATCCAGGGCTTCCTAGCCGGGCCGCTCGCTCATGGCACGGTGCCTTACATGCCCAAGATCGATCTGCCCGGTGACGAGCAAAAGGCCCTCGCCACCTTCCTGGCTGCCGTCAATGCCGGCACGGTGGACGCCGAGGGTCGTCTGATCGCTCGTGCGCCCATTGCGGCGCCGCTGCGCACCGCGGTGGCGCAAGCCGCTGATCAGCAACCTACCCAAGCAAAGGACTGA
- the zwf gene encoding glucose-6-phosphate dehydrogenase, giving the protein MATSTPTEHNMGATPSFDMVLFGGTGDLAMRKLLPALYQAHQSGTLHPAGRIVALGRGALTLDDYLAQVRTQSGPHLKADFSSPVWTAFAARVTYLKLDAAHPADFDALAELLGRGGERVTVCYLATAPSLFAGICAQLARVGLNHPDVRVVLEKPLGHDLDSSDAINAAVAQSFAESQLYRIDHYLGKESVQNLMAMRFGNVLFEPLWRREWVDNVQITIAEDLGVEGRGEFYDKTGALRDMVQNHLLQLLCMVAMEPPASLQADAIRDEKLKVLQALKPFTESDVATRTVRGQYRAGAIDGKPVAGYLQEPDIDPASRTETFVAIKAEVVNWRWAGVPFFLRTGKRLQERLAEIVINFRAVPLSLFGGPVGLQGANRLVIRLQPDESISLHFLAKEPGDGMRLHPTQLDLDFESTAQKRRADAYERLLLDVIRGQLGLFMRRDELTAAWRWVEPILDCWERNGEAPKTYTAGTWGPAASSALLSRDGASWHEEL; this is encoded by the coding sequence ATGGCCACTTCGACACCGACAGAACACAATATGGGCGCTACTCCCTCTTTCGACATGGTGTTGTTCGGTGGCACTGGCGATCTGGCCATGCGCAAGCTGCTGCCCGCGCTGTATCAGGCGCACCAATCCGGCACCTTGCATCCGGCCGGGCGCATCGTCGCCCTCGGCCGGGGCGCGCTGACGCTGGATGACTATCTGGCGCAGGTGCGCACCCAATCGGGCCCGCACCTCAAGGCGGATTTCAGCTCCCCGGTCTGGACGGCCTTCGCCGCCCGCGTCACCTACCTCAAGCTCGACGCCGCTCACCCGGCCGATTTCGACGCCCTGGCCGAACTGCTGGGCAGAGGCGGCGAACGGGTCACGGTCTGCTACCTCGCCACCGCGCCGTCCCTGTTTGCCGGCATCTGCGCGCAACTCGCCCGCGTCGGGCTCAATCATCCCGACGTGCGCGTGGTGCTGGAGAAACCCCTGGGCCACGATCTGGACTCTTCCGACGCCATCAACGCGGCGGTAGCTCAGTCTTTTGCCGAGAGCCAGCTCTACCGCATCGACCACTATCTGGGCAAGGAGTCGGTGCAAAACCTCATGGCCATGCGCTTTGGCAACGTGCTGTTCGAGCCGCTGTGGCGCCGCGAGTGGGTGGACAACGTGCAGATCACCATCGCCGAAGACCTGGGGGTGGAGGGGCGCGGCGAGTTTTACGACAAAACCGGCGCGCTGCGCGACATGGTGCAGAACCACTTGCTGCAACTGCTGTGCATGGTGGCCATGGAGCCGCCGGCCAGTTTGCAGGCCGATGCCATTCGCGACGAGAAGCTCAAGGTGCTGCAGGCGCTCAAGCCCTTCACCGAATCCGACGTGGCCACCCGGACGGTACGCGGACAATACCGCGCCGGCGCCATCGACGGCAAACCCGTGGCGGGCTATCTGCAAGAGCCCGACATCGATCCGGCCAGCCGCACCGAAACCTTCGTGGCGATCAAGGCCGAGGTCGTCAACTGGCGCTGGGCCGGGGTGCCCTTCTTTTTGCGCACCGGCAAGCGGCTGCAGGAACGGTTGGCGGAAATTGTCATCAACTTCCGGGCGGTGCCGCTGTCGCTGTTTGGCGGCCCGGTCGGGCTGCAGGGGGCCAATCGCCTAGTCATCCGGCTGCAGCCCGATGAGAGCATCAGCCTGCATTTTCTCGCCAAGGAACCCGGCGACGGCATGCGGCTGCACCCCACCCAGCTCGATCTGGACTTCGAGTCCACCGCGCAAAAACGCCGCGCCGATGCCTATGAGCGGCTGCTGCTCGACGTGATCCGCGGCCAGCTGGGGCTGTTCATGCGCCGCGACGAACTCACCGCCGCCTGGCGCTGGGTGGAGCCCATTCTGGACTGCTGGGAGCGTAATGGCGAGGCGCCCAAGACCTACACCGCAGGCACCTGGGGGCCGGCCGCCTCCAGCGCCCTGCTCTCGCGCGATGGCGCTTCATGGCATGAGGAACTGTGA
- the earP gene encoding elongation factor P maturation arginine rhamnosyltransferase EarP, whose protein sequence is MKVQHRWDLFCHVVDNLGDIGVTWRLARQLAAEHQQQVRLFLDDFKAFAHIAPQVQLRAAEQNLAGVQIVPWARQAQATPGDVVVEMFGCHLSDAFIAQIGKASPQPVWLNLEHLSAEKWVDLHHLKPSPQSGGLMKYFYYPGFTDKSGGLLRESNLISQRDNWQMQPSAKRIALRALGLPPPPDHALTVLLFSYARQRLDGWLHTMAASERPVALWVCPGPVMTAINTWLDMTLQTGQITSRGSLSIYALPYIPQQRFDELLWAADVCIVRGEDSFVRAQWAAKPFVWHIYPQEDSAHDRKLDAFLDLYLNEADSELRDTVVHFWTAWNRGLDLAPAWLEFVSSLPALQRHALKWSRSLQTQADLASQLVDEVQQLASNRPSLAPAR, encoded by the coding sequence ATGAAAGTCCAACATCGGTGGGATTTGTTTTGCCATGTCGTCGATAACCTCGGCGATATCGGCGTGACTTGGCGACTTGCTCGGCAACTCGCCGCGGAGCACCAGCAACAGGTGCGATTATTCCTGGACGACTTCAAGGCGTTCGCCCATATTGCGCCGCAGGTTCAGCTCCGTGCTGCGGAGCAGAACCTGGCCGGGGTGCAGATTGTGCCTTGGGCCCGGCAGGCCCAGGCCACGCCGGGCGATGTGGTCGTCGAAATGTTCGGCTGTCACCTGAGCGACGCCTTCATTGCGCAGATCGGCAAGGCCTCGCCCCAGCCCGTCTGGCTGAACCTCGAACACCTCAGCGCAGAAAAGTGGGTCGACCTGCATCACCTCAAGCCTTCGCCGCAAAGCGGTGGGCTGATGAAGTATTTCTACTACCCCGGCTTCACCGACAAATCCGGCGGTCTGCTGCGCGAATCCAACCTGATCTCGCAGCGCGACAACTGGCAGATGCAGCCCTCGGCCAAACGCATCGCCCTGCGCGCCCTCGGCCTGCCGCCCCCGCCCGACCATGCGCTTACCGTGCTGCTGTTCAGCTATGCCCGTCAGCGGCTCGATGGCTGGCTGCACACCATGGCCGCTTCCGAGCGTCCGGTGGCACTCTGGGTCTGCCCCGGCCCGGTGATGACGGCCATCAACACCTGGCTGGACATGACGCTGCAAACCGGCCAGATCACCTCGCGCGGCAGCCTGAGCATCTACGCCCTGCCGTACATCCCGCAGCAACGCTTCGACGAACTGCTCTGGGCGGCCGACGTCTGCATCGTGCGGGGAGAAGATTCCTTCGTCCGCGCGCAATGGGCAGCCAAGCCCTTCGTCTGGCACATCTACCCACAGGAAGACAGCGCCCACGACCGCAAGCTGGATGCCTTCCTCGATCTCTACCTCAATGAAGCCGACAGCGAACTGCGCGACACCGTGGTGCATTTCTGGACCGCCTGGAACCGGGGCCTCGACCTGGCGCCCGCCTGGCTGGAGTTTGTGAGCAGCCTGCCCGCCTTGCAGCGCCATGCGCTCAAGTGGTCTCGCAGCCTGCAAACCCAAGCTGATCTGGCCAGTCAACTGGTCGATGAAGTGCAGCAACTCGCCAGCAATCGGCCCTCCCTTGCACCCGCCCGGTAG
- a CDS encoding MaoC family dehydratase, which produces MNTSPIPPESDLLHWEDFPAGAMRDCGSTLVSREAVLDFARQFDPQPFHVDDEAAKNSLFGGLAASGWHTCSMAMRLMCDAYLLRSTSLGSPGIDELRWLKPVHPGDRLRLRMTVLAARPMRSKPDVGLVQSQWELFNQHDDCVLSMKGWGMFKRRAPGAEGPEAGAQP; this is translated from the coding sequence ATGAACACTTCGCCCATCCCACCCGAATCCGATCTGTTGCATTGGGAAGACTTTCCCGCAGGGGCCATGCGCGACTGCGGCAGCACCCTGGTCAGCCGAGAAGCCGTGCTCGACTTCGCCCGCCAGTTCGACCCGCAACCTTTCCACGTCGACGATGAAGCGGCCAAAAACTCCCTTTTCGGCGGGCTCGCTGCCAGCGGCTGGCATACCTGCAGCATGGCGATGCGGCTGATGTGCGACGCCTACCTGCTGCGTTCGACCAGCCTGGGCTCGCCCGGCATCGACGAATTGCGCTGGTTGAAGCCCGTCCACCCGGGCGATCGGCTGCGCCTTCGCATGACGGTGCTGGCCGCGCGCCCCATGCGCAGCAAGCCCGACGTCGGGCTGGTGCAGTCGCAGTGGGAGCTTTTCAATCAACACGATGACTGCGTGCTGAGCATGAAGGGCTGGGGCATGTTCAAACGGCGCGCACCAGGCGCCGAGGGCCCAGAGGCTGGCGCGCAACCCTGA
- the efp gene encoding elongation factor P gives MKIAQEIRAGNVIMVGDNPMVVQKTEYSRGGRNAATVKMKLKNLLTSGGTEVVYKADDKIDSVTLERKECTYSYFADPMYVFMDADYNQYEVEKDNMGDSLNYLEDGMSVEVVFYDGKAISVEMPTTVVREIIYTEPAIKGDTSGKVLKPAKLATGYEVPVPIFVATGDKIEIDTRTGEYRSRV, from the coding sequence ATGAAGATCGCACAAGAAATCCGCGCCGGTAATGTCATCATGGTTGGCGACAACCCGATGGTGGTGCAAAAGACCGAATACAGCCGCGGTGGCCGCAATGCCGCCACGGTCAAAATGAAACTGAAGAACCTGCTCACCAGCGGCGGCACCGAAGTGGTTTACAAGGCCGACGACAAGATCGACTCGGTCACGCTGGAGCGCAAAGAGTGCACTTACTCTTACTTCGCCGACCCGATGTACGTCTTCATGGACGCCGACTACAACCAATACGAAGTCGAAAAAGACAATATGGGCGACAGCCTGAACTACCTCGAAGACGGCATGTCCGTCGAAGTGGTGTTCTACGACGGCAAGGCCATCTCCGTCGAAATGCCCACGACCGTGGTGCGCGAAATCATCTATACCGAACCCGCCATCAAGGGCGACACTTCCGGCAAGGTGCTCAAGCCCGCCAAACTCGCCACCGGCTATGAAGTGCCCGTCCCCATTTTTGTCGCCACCGGCGACAAGATCGAGATCGACACCCGCACCGGCGAATATCGCAGCCGCGTCTGA
- the pgl gene encoding 6-phosphogluconolactonase, translating to MLHLCTTPQEQIDRLVRTLADALAQDIAQQGRAVLAVSGGRSPIALFQALARAPIDWPRVTLTLVDERLVPPDHADSNAALVRAHLLTGAAAQAQFLPLVDDASDLAGCVDRANAQFRALAQPLTAALLGMGDDGHTASLFPGAAELPLGLSPDYALPYLAVTPPHAAHTRISLSLAALLGAGRLLLSISGETKRAVYARASEPPPTPHLPIGYLIQQSKTPFDAYWFA from the coding sequence ATGCTGCACCTCTGCACCACCCCGCAGGAGCAAATCGACCGATTGGTGCGCACCCTGGCCGACGCGCTGGCGCAGGACATCGCCCAGCAAGGACGGGCCGTGCTGGCGGTCTCCGGCGGGCGCTCGCCCATTGCCTTGTTTCAGGCGCTGGCGCGGGCGCCGATCGACTGGCCGCGCGTCACCCTCACTCTGGTCGATGAGCGGCTGGTGCCGCCCGACCACGCCGACAGCAACGCCGCCCTGGTGCGCGCCCATTTGCTGACGGGCGCCGCCGCGCAGGCCCAGTTCCTGCCCCTGGTCGATGATGCGTCCGATCTGGCCGGATGCGTGGACCGTGCCAACGCGCAATTCCGCGCTCTCGCGCAACCCCTCACCGCTGCGCTGCTGGGCATGGGCGATGACGGCCATACCGCCTCGCTGTTTCCCGGCGCTGCCGAACTGCCCCTCGGGCTTAGCCCAGACTATGCCCTGCCCTACTTGGCCGTGACGCCGCCGCACGCCGCGCACACGCGCATCAGCCTGAGCCTGGCCGCGCTGCTCGGCGCGGGTCGGCTATTGCTGTCGATTTCGGGCGAGACCAAACGCGCCGTCTATGCACGCGCCAGCGAACCGCCGCCCACTCCGCATCTGCCCATTGGCTACCTCATCCAGCAGTCCAAAACACCGTTCGACGCCTATTGGTTTGCCTGA
- a CDS encoding group I truncated hemoglobin, translating to MKLQSLPLARHLGGVALTCALAFPALAHAQMTSGQTLYEQLGGKPAITKVVHDMIVNVAADNRINHFFAKTNIPHLQMELVNQVCEGTGGPCKYTGLNMRQAHKGMNLSTADFNALVEDLQKSMDSNHVPLGLQNQLLAILAPMEPHVVHQ from the coding sequence ATGAAACTGCAATCCCTCCCGCTGGCGCGCCATCTCGGCGGCGTCGCCCTGACCTGCGCGCTGGCATTTCCGGCGCTGGCGCATGCTCAGATGACCTCGGGTCAGACGCTATATGAACAGCTCGGCGGCAAACCGGCCATCACCAAGGTCGTGCACGACATGATCGTCAACGTTGCCGCCGACAATCGCATCAACCATTTCTTCGCCAAGACCAATATTCCGCATCTGCAGATGGAACTGGTCAATCAGGTGTGCGAAGGCACCGGCGGCCCGTGCAAGTACACCGGGCTGAATATGCGGCAGGCGCACAAAGGCATGAATCTGAGCACGGCCGATTTCAATGCCCTGGTCGAAGATCTGCAGAAGTCCATGGACAGCAATCACGTGCCCCTGGGGCTGCAGAACCAGTTGTTGGCGATTCTGGCGCCGATGGAGCCTCACGTCGTCCACCAATAA
- a CDS encoding uracil-DNA glycosylase, producing MPPLGPLDAPLLIAGLAPGLKGANASGRPFTGDGAGPLLFGTLTELGLASRPVPVRIGDHPSTLRADDGLQLHGCRISNAVKCLPPENKPLPAEIRTCNRFIAAEITAMTNLRVIVALGKVAHDAVLMALGQKASSARFAHAAEHRLGDYMLIDSYHCSRYNQNTGRLTASMFRAVFEQALHLVN from the coding sequence GTGCCGCCTTTGGGGCCGCTGGATGCGCCGCTGCTCATCGCGGGCCTGGCGCCAGGCCTGAAGGGGGCCAATGCCTCGGGGCGCCCGTTCACGGGAGATGGCGCCGGGCCGCTGCTGTTCGGCACGCTCACCGAACTGGGTCTGGCTTCGCGGCCCGTACCCGTGCGGATCGGCGATCACCCCTCGACGCTGCGGGCCGACGATGGCCTGCAACTGCACGGCTGCCGCATCAGCAACGCGGTGAAATGTCTGCCGCCTGAAAACAAGCCCTTGCCCGCGGAGATTCGCACCTGCAATCGATTCATCGCCGCAGAGATCACGGCCATGACGAATCTGCGGGTGATCGTCGCTCTGGGCAAGGTAGCGCACGACGCGGTGCTCATGGCGCTGGGGCAGAAAGCCTCCTCGGCCCGCTTCGCCCATGCCGCAGAGCATCGCTTGGGCGACTATATGCTGATCGACAGCTACCACTGCAGCCGCTACAACCAGAACACCGGCCGCTTGACCGCCTCGATGTTTCGCGCGGTGTTCGAGCAGGCCTTGCACCTTGTGAACTGA
- a CDS encoding DUF3034 family protein, which translates to MSTHRWKRTLAATAVAGLGVWGMSAAHAQGSRLLATSGVTEVGGSTGGGITPWAVIAGYDTGDEVGGSVTGTYVTVPNYGLTTLGAAVGIHNRFEISVAHENLNVNLGSLSSLGVLGNQPGGLGLINSGGVAPSINLGNQTISMDVLGLKARLFGDVLYTPYPQVSVGIKYKKNNDFNSNFSGLGPIGIPKFFGAASDSGTDFYVAATKVFLNGLFHRVTLVNLTLRGTKANAMGLLGFGTNANNGIAGALGTKSNDSYHAELEGSAAVFLRPDVAVGGEFRQQPDNMKYPINSSATAIGSPGTMKDVFIAYFPNKSLSLTAAYADLGPLPFQASNKGFYLSLNGTF; encoded by the coding sequence ATGAGTACACATCGTTGGAAGAGAACCCTCGCGGCCACAGCCGTGGCAGGGCTGGGGGTCTGGGGAATGAGCGCAGCACATGCGCAGGGCAGTCGGCTGCTGGCGACCAGCGGGGTCACCGAGGTGGGCGGCTCCACGGGGGGCGGTATCACCCCCTGGGCGGTAATTGCCGGGTATGACACAGGCGACGAGGTCGGCGGCTCGGTCACCGGCACTTACGTCACCGTGCCGAACTATGGGCTGACCACTCTGGGCGCGGCTGTGGGCATTCACAACCGCTTCGAGATCTCGGTGGCCCACGAGAATCTCAACGTCAATCTGGGCAGCTTGTCCAGTCTGGGTGTGCTGGGCAATCAGCCCGGTGGGTTGGGCTTGATCAACAGCGGCGGCGTAGCGCCAAGCATCAATCTGGGCAACCAGACCATCAGCATGGACGTGCTGGGGCTGAAGGCCCGGCTGTTTGGCGATGTGCTCTATACGCCCTATCCGCAGGTGTCCGTGGGCATCAAATACAAGAAAAACAACGATTTCAACAGCAACTTCTCTGGGCTGGGCCCGATCGGCATTCCGAAATTCTTTGGCGCCGCCAGCGATTCGGGTACCGATTTCTACGTCGCCGCGACCAAGGTATTCCTCAACGGCCTGTTCCATCGCGTCACGCTGGTCAACCTGACCTTGCGCGGCACCAAGGCCAACGCCATGGGTCTGCTGGGCTTCGGCACCAATGCCAACAACGGCATCGCCGGGGCGCTGGGAACCAAGAGCAACGACAGCTACCACGCCGAACTCGAGGGCTCGGCGGCGGTGTTCTTGCGCCCGGATGTGGCCGTGGGTGGCGAGTTCCGACAGCAACCCGACAACATGAAGTACCCGATCAATTCCAGCGCCACGGCCATCGGTTCGCCCGGCACGATGAAAGACGTGTTCATCGCCTACTTCCCGAACAAGAGCCTGTCGTTGACCGCCGCTTATGCCGATCTCGGCCCCTTGCCGTTCCAGGCCAGCAACAAAGGCTTCTACCTCTCGCTCAACGGCACGTTCTGA
- a CDS encoding c-type cytochrome, whose product MTLLKSLSLTVAGVLFTVGMAQAAPSAAISAKFGVCFACHGVDGHAILPTYPNLAGQNKDYLVQTLREFRDGKRPNDVMGPMAKPLSNNDIDEVAMYFADIKPGKK is encoded by the coding sequence ATGACTCTTTTGAAATCTCTCTCCCTGACCGTCGCGGGCGTCTTGTTCACCGTCGGCATGGCCCAGGCCGCACCGTCGGCCGCGATCAGCGCCAAATTCGGCGTGTGCTTTGCCTGTCACGGCGTTGATGGTCATGCCATCCTGCCGACCTATCCCAACCTGGCGGGCCAGAACAAAGACTATCTGGTTCAGACCCTCAGGGAATTCCGCGACGGCAAGCGTCCCAATGATGTCATGGGGCCGATGGCCAAGCCACTGAGCAACAACGATATCGACGAAGTGGCGATGTACTTCGCCGACATCAAACCGGGGAAGAAGTAA
- a CDS encoding high-potential iron-sulfur protein — MHNPKSSFPLTNPQRRSLLRRGGLLLAVVGAAAIVPAQADDGMLSKAAVHYQDMPHSGQQCSNCAYFIPGSSATASGSCRLVAGTIFPNGWCQRFSS, encoded by the coding sequence ATGCATAACCCGAAATCGTCATTTCCCCTGACCAACCCCCAGCGGCGCAGTCTGTTGCGCCGCGGCGGCCTGCTGCTCGCGGTGGTCGGCGCTGCGGCCATCGTGCCGGCACAGGCCGACGACGGCATGCTGAGCAAGGCAGCCGTGCACTATCAGGACATGCCGCACAGCGGCCAGCAGTGCAGCAACTGCGCCTACTTCATTCCGGGCTCATCGGCTACGGCCAGCGGGTCTTGCCGACTGGTTGCGGGAACCATCTTTCCGAACGGCTGGTGTCAGCGGTTCTCTTCCTAA